In Bactrocera oleae isolate idBacOlea1 chromosome 3, idBacOlea1, whole genome shotgun sequence, a genomic segment contains:
- the TTLL4B gene encoding tubulin polyglutamylase ttll-4 isoform X1 — MDILAKNRNLLNDNNNNLHNKSKFKVKMAPISEKRPQPPNTNQIKENGHTSHGHGHTHLHTHTKENASSNTSGGKNAGVKTKGLEILDFHESWLEEVELYKDKLYVQKNLLLSSHNHAHTPHGCKIDAPNHYTISMNNKYMINVPPGHNEHNNNNNNNNSNNILNGTNMRRQRGGGTPLTGPSIDPSIISNASLNKSNRISIRSNTAAPLTSFADVTTPMTGVQLLLKRPRDEPVGVSKLIAHNTKRHSHPHPHTPTNGSPRRSLSPTKRAAGGGGGGGGGLGVNASNAINAAAINGGASTLSTADKSYIAAPTQKALNKIIVNQFHASSLLNHNDKKSELLTQNGLNKTAATAYETSVYASQYMPHDNRTTYHNRHPIADNSTYVGVSLAKGGDGDRSKHGNTPEDDPCAAIDDVNDYTDSDSDEEYTGHPFYLVSDLNEKHQSRNIRYLPEHVSNDVTEDSEADTEASEYYKPECILSPSIFPNVPPYLNFSSHAEKGPAVPPTLHRVLKWKLSPVMPKIVKRVVLNSGFRIIKNTTDWMAVWEKHMKSPGFRTIRSHQKYNHMPGSFRIGRKDSMWRSIHNNMKKFGKKEFGFMQKSYVMPDDLENLRQVWPKNASRLTKWIVKPPASARGTGIRIVNKWSQFPKDRPLVVQKYIERPLLINDSKFDMRIYVVLTSINPLRIYMYKDGLARFASVKYSSELTSLDDRCMHLTNYSINKFSQNYSKNEDFNACQGHKWTLQSLWSCLETRGVNTKRLWATLRNLVIKAIVSGESGLNRMYRQNVNFRYNCFELFGFDVLLDENLVPWLLEINISPSLHSELPLDLHVKGPLIQAVLNTALYQVPPKLNEKQQKDIQQELNLTGPLCHDKRIFTTCLTAEEVRKHNQFTNRSIEFREEYLEPILANLLPDDVRCLIIAEDENVRCAPLERIFPTADTHTYLKFIDNPRYYNRLLDAWETRYADYRAEGIELLKRYCTEGYHLNVSDAALEKEPDVALTEIDMLHQKKSEITLVPDNNTTGDSALASKAGSPESTADTSVRSQH, encoded by the exons AAATCAAAATTCAAAGTGAAAATGGCACCAATTAGTGAAAAAAGGCCACAGCCTCCAAATACGAATCAAATCAAAGAGAACGGTCACACAAGTCATGGTCATGGTCATACGCATCTTCACACTCATACAAAGGAGAATGCCAGTAGTAATACGTCTGGTGGTAAAAATGCCGGTGTGAAAACGAAAGGTTTGGAAATACTCGATTTCCATGAATCATGGCTGGAAGAAGTCGAACTGTACAAGGATAAATTGTATGTGCAAAAGAATCTTTTGCTTTCGTCACACAATCACGCTCATACCCCACATGGTTGTAAAATCGATGCACCCAATCATTATACTATCAGTATGAATAATAAGTATATGATTAATGTACCACCGGGACATAATGaacataacaacaataacaacaataataatagcaacaatattCTAAATGGTACAAATATGAGACGTCAAAGAGGTGGTGGCACACCGTTGACTGGACCGTCAATAGATCCGTCAATAATTAGTAATGCCTCGCTGAATAAGTCAAATAGGATTAGCATTCGTAGTAATACTGCGGCTCCATTAACGTCCTTTGCAGACGTCACCACGCCGATGACCGGCGTGCAG TTGCTTTTGAAGCGACCACGCGATGAACCGGTCGGAGTGTCCAAATTAATTGCGCATAACACCAAACGCCATTCCCATCCTCACCCGCATACACCGACAAATGGCAGTCCACGGCGTTCGTTATCACCAACCAAACGTGCCGCcggcggcggtggtggtggtggtggtggcctAGGTGTTAATGCCAGCAATGCCATCAATGCTGCTGCCATAAATGGCGGCGCCTCTACCCTAAGCACTGCCGATAAGTCATACATTGCTGCACCAACCCAGAAAGCATTAAACAAAATCATTGTGAATCAATTCCACGCTAGTAGTTTGCTTAATCATAATGATAAGAAATCGGAATTGCTAACGCAAAATGGCCTTAATAAGACGGCAGCAACCGCTTATGAGACTAGCGTTTATGCCTCACAATATATGCCGCACGATAATCGCACCACCTATCATAATCGTCATCCAATTGCCGATAATTCAACTTATGTGGGCGTTTCTTTAGCTAAAGGCGGTGACGGTGATCGCAGCAAGCATGGCAACACACCCGAGGATGATCCTTGTGCTG CAATCGACGATGTGAACGATTATACCGATAGTGATTCGGACGAAGAATATACCGGTCATCCATTCTACCTCGTTAGTGATTTAAATGAAAAACACCAAAGTAGAAATATACGCTATCTACCCGAACATGTGAGCAACGATGTAACGGAAGATAGCGAAGCCGATACCGAAGCGAGCGAATACTACAAACCGGAGTGTATATTGTCGCCAAGTATTTTTCCAAATGTGCCACCCTACTTGAATTTCTCATCGCACGCTGAAAAGGGTCCTGCTGTGCCGCCAACATTACATCGTGTGCTAAAGTGGAAACTTAGTCCGGTAATGCCGAAGATAGTGAAACGTGTGGTGCTCAACTCAGGTTTTCGCATTATTAAAA ACACCACCGACTGGATGGCCGTTTGGGAGAAACACATGAAAAGTCCAGGCTTTCGCACAATACGCTCACACCAAAAGTACAATCATATGCCGGGTTCGTTTCGAATCGGTCGCAAGGATAGCATGTGGCGGAGTATACATAATAATATGAAGAAGTTTGGCAAAAAGGAATTTGGTTTTATGCAAAA ATCTTACGTAATGCCCGATGATTTGGAAAATCTGCGACAAGTCTGGCCCAAGAATGCTTCGAGGCTGACAAAATGGATTGTGAAACCGCCAGCAAGTGCACGCGGCACCGGTATACGTATCGTAAATAAATGGAGCCAATTCCCAAAAGATCGTCCGCTGGTAGTACAAAA aTATATCGAGCGTCCACTGCTTATCAACGATAGCAAATTTGATATGCGTATTTATGTGGTGCTCACATCGATAAATCCCTTgcgaatatatatgtacaaagatGGCTTAGCGCGTTTCGCGTCAG TTAAGTACAGCTCGGAGCTGACTAGTCTCGATGATCGTTGCATGCATCTAACAAATTATAGCATCAATAAATTCTCACAAAACTATTCGAAAAACGAAGATTTCAATGCCTGTCAAGGTCACAAATGGACACTACAATCGCTGTGGTCATGTTTGGAGACACGTGGCGTGAATACGAAACGTCTCTGGGCGACATTGCGTAATTTGGTGATTAAAGCGATTGTTAGCGGTGAATCGGGCCTGAATCGCATGTATCGTCAGAATGTTAATTTTCGTTATAATTGTTTTGAACTATTCGGTTTCGATGTTTTGCTGGATGAGAATCTAGTACCATGGTTGTTGGAAATTAATATATCGCCGTCCCTGCACTCAGAACTGCCATTGGATTTGCACGTGAAAGGACCACTCATACAGGCTGTGTTGAACACAGCGCTCTATCAG GTGCCGCCAAAACTTaatgaaaagcaacaaaaagacATACAACAAGAGCTGAATCTGACGGGCCCACTGTGCCATGATAAGCGCATCTTCACCACCTGTCTCACTGCCGAAGAGGTGCGCAAACACAATCAATTCACTAATCGTTCAATTGAATTTCGCGAAGAATACCTCGAACCCATACTCGCCAATCTACTGCCAGACGATGTACGCTGCCTAATTATTGCCGAGGATGAGAATGTGCGCTGTGCGCCACTCGAACGCATCTTTCCAACCGCCGACACACATACCTACCTAAAATTTATCGACAATCCACGTTACTATAATCGCTTGCTGGACGCTTGGGAAACACGTTATGCTGATTATCGTGCAGAAGGCATTGAATTGCTGAAACGTTATTGCACCGAAGGCTATCATTTGAATGTATCCGATGCGGCTTTGGAGAAG GAACCCGATGTGGCATTAACCGAAATCGATATGTTGCATCAAAAGAAGAGCGAAATTACACTTGTACCCGATAACAATACAACCGGCGACAGCGCATTGGCTTCCAAAGCGGGTTCACCCGAATCAACGGCGGACACATCCGTGCGTTCGCAACACTAG